The Populus nigra chromosome 4, ddPopNigr1.1, whole genome shotgun sequence genome contains the following window.
AAATGAAGGCCTTTGGCTCTCATTTCATCCAGGTCCTTATGCATTATAAGTTTAATGGTTCTTATGGTATTGATGGGTTATGGATTGGGGTTAGCAAAATGCCTGTATGGATTGGTTTAGAGATGTCGTTGTGATGTGCATGTAAGTTTTTATTGTAGCTAGGTGGTGGGTAGTTCTTGTTCTAGTATGTGTATATGGCTAAATGGTAAGTTTGTTTGTTAGGAATAGAGATGAAATATTTATAGGTAAGGGTGTTATCATGTAACATGGTTAATGTGCAAgcttgttttaaagattttagttCAAACATCTTAACTAAGTTTTTAACCTCTACTTTCATCCTCCCAATGAAAAACCTCAAggtatttttctcaaaaacttCAACCATATTCCAAAGAATATCAAAATCCTTGATGTAAGTTTTAAAGTTACTTTTTCTGTTTCAAATCAAATCCTTTAAAGGATTATTTCCTTCCCCCCTAAATCTACAACATAAAGACTCCATATACTCCTGTCAAGACACTTTTTTGTCCTTCCAAACTTCTCATAAAATTTTGATACCAATACAAGACCATTTCACTTTATGAGGCCAACTTAAGTTTTTTATGCTCAATATCAAAATACTGATTACTTTTATAAATCCACTTATGAATATTTATCCCTTCAAAAATAGGAAACTCATGTTTTGGTTTACATGGTTTATAAAAGAAGGTGTGCCTTTATTTGACAAGTTGAACTTGGCAAAAGAATCCTCTGCAATTGGGTATTGTGGTGCATTGATGTACTAGACTTACTAGTTGAGAGTTGAGGCTTCTACAATGATGTTTCCATACTATAAACAAGAGCATTTATAACTTCTTTAAGCTCTGTGAATCTTACATTGGTATCAACTTGTATATCATTAAGCTGCTATTAGAGTTGGTCATATTTTTATGTATGCTCCTGGTTGACAGTTTCGTCCACCTTCCTAGCATCTCAAAATCTCATCTCAAATGACATAGTGAGAATCCAATTATGCTTGCTCTAATACCACTTCGAGCAAACTAAATTCTCATATTCACAATAAAGAAATCATAGAAGAattaatggaagaaaaaaaggcataaaggataaagaagagaaggtgagagagaaagagaggaatcTTTAAATTCCTTGGAGTAATActtaattattaactttttcTTATTAAGTCTGTTACAACAGAAAGAAATTATAAGCAGAGAAAATCAATCTTGAAATCAGCACCTCAACTATTCTTTCCTAAGCCACACGTGAAAACTATGAAAGTTAATTAAAACACACAACATCACTTAAAtgacatgtcttttttttatatatacacatcATTTGAACATAATGACTACCTCAATGATCAATTCTTCCTTTATCGGCCAATCCTTTATGTAACCTTCTTCTCCTAATTCCCTAATTGCAACAAGTTTATTTATTCTTCAAGCTGGTGATACAAAATTCTTATTTAGGGGATAAGTCTgctatgtgttttgttttattatgaatCTAGTTGTTCCTTTTACAATGTTatgtttcattttcttcatgtagATACAacttttttgtcatttattagAAAATGCTTGCATGCATTTTTCTCTAATGTCCTATTATAGGAATTTCAATTGGCATTATTCAAGacagaaataatatttttcttttgtcattACCAAAACATACTTTCAATTGCAAAAGTACTACTCAAAACTTTAGAGGACTCTTCAGGTGAAACCTGTAATCTATCAGTGTGCCACAAGGTTTTCTATGTAAAGCTTGTATTTTTTAAGCTTGTATTGTACTGTAGTTCTGGTTTATGTCTTACTGTCTTTATTGAAGCTTGTATTTTTCTCTATGAACCATGAGATTTTACACATTTCTAATGAGTAAATTTGGTCAAGTTTGGTGTTGTAGTGAGTGAAATGGTGTGTTTCTAGGTTTTGAATGTTTGGTGTTGTAGatcttctatttttcttgtattgtgtttatgtttctttcatTAAAAATGCATGTTGTTTAGTTCATGTGATTCTTCAGCCTTGTCAAATTGACTTTAATAATTGTATTGTTATGTTAGTAGCTTTAATTAGGTGCATGTAAATCCATGGATCCATTCTCATGACATCAACTTATGATTTGTGAATTATTACCCTTCCTTTTAGAACAAACTAGGACACTTGGTAGAAATTAAATGGTATAGTGCATGCGTCAGATATCTATAATTTAGGTTTCAGGATTATTTTGGTAgctattaaaaattatagaaagaaaactaTGATAATCATTGAAGGTGAGAATCTTTAACCCATTTGAATGGTTACAAatgcaaaatttcaaaaattatttctcatCAAGGCAATTGGAGGATAGGATGGAgattcttgtttcttttcagTGCAATGTAGCTTGCTTTTTTAATAGCACTTTGCTAGTTTGTATTTGAAAGGTTTAGAGAGCttctttatattgattttttgttattgttttgtttattttctttcaaagaatggcatattctaaaatatttattttaatcgtacttttttttagtattatgttgtttttttatctgtgCAAAGAAAAAGATGGTGGTGAGTGAAaacgtttttgaaaataatagtaagctagaatcaattaaataaacttTAGAGGGTTTTAGAAGCACACTGAAGGGAAATGAGTTGAGATGGAAATGTAGAATATGTAGGATGAcatatgatgaaaaataatgattttcaaCTCAAAGTAGTACAATTACAAAATGGTATTTTGTAGCAACCGTTCAAGCACttgtttgttattaaaattGGTTGTATTATAGATCAATTCTATTCGATATTAGAGTCTTGATTGATGATATTGAAACTTACGAAAACCTTGAGTAAGGtaatttatcttataaatttaCATAATAAAGATAAGGGTACAAGACCAGGCATTAAAACATCAGAAAAGCTGCAATCCTTCTCATTTGGAAACAAGAAACTCATAACAAACACCAATGCAGTAGAGTAGAGGTAACCACCATGAGTATGCATTGATTCAAAACAAGGGTGGCAAAAACTATAATGATGCGAAAGAGAAGGCATATATAAAAACCTAGCCATGCCAATCTCTATAGACAAACTCTAGCAAGAAATTCGGATGGTATTAATAACATCTAATacatgaaaatagaaaatagaaaatagaaatccACTTATCAGTAGCCAAAATTTCAAAGAACAAGCCTATAGATCCAACAGATGATATAGATAaaggacgccctaaaataagtAAACAATCTGACAAAATAGTGTACCGAGTCTTCAGTCTTCCTCCTCTCCCTCATTCTCAGCAATGTTAAAGTAACGCAATTCATAAACATTCCTGTCCTTGTTTGAAGAAATAACTCGAAGCCAATCCCTCACATTGTGTTTCTTCAAGTACTTTTTGGTCAAGTACTTAAGATacctggaaaaaaaacacaaataatatgaaataatatttaggTTATATATCCAGTATAAGGTGGACACGATTCAGAGATCTTAAAATGAATACCAATCACCATATTTTATCAATGCAAAGATAAAGAACCTGCTTCCCACTAGTTGCTCCTCAGTCATTTGcataaaagggaaaaacaacTTTGTTTCAGATATCATTGTTTCCCAATCTGCAAAATTACTACGATAACAATGCCTTGTTCCCCATTTTCAAATATGCGGAACAAGTCCAGAAATCACATTGATTTTCATCATGTTCACTATCTGCAACTGCATTGAAGGCTAAGAACATGCTTAgctgattttaatttttctaaggAAATGCCGAGGcaattatttattgttattccagaaaaaacacaaaatctaaTATTTAGCATAATATCAAGGAGGGTTTCATTCAAAGAGCAAAATCCACGCACAGATGACAGGACAGATCCACGCAATGGTCAGAAAGAAAGTCCGATGAGAAAGTACCGCTTAGAGAAGTTGCTGTCGGAAGTAACGGTGATCTTGCTCTTCTCACGAGTGACGGTAACAGTGTCACCAAGAGCACCGGCCTTCCCGCCAACCTTGATCCTCTCCTGGAGGAACTTCTCGAGAGAGGCGATATCCATGATCTTGTCCTCCACTGGCTTGGCGCAATCAATGACGAAGGACGctcccttcttcttccccttggCTCCACCTGCTGCTGCTGCCTTGctcatttttgcaattttaCTCCCTCAAAGACGTTCTAGATTTACACAAAAACGGAACCGTCTCTCTCTCCCAGCAGATAAAAGATCGCCGCGCGGGTGAGAGACTATTGGGATGAGATGAAAAAGGGCCTTAGGGTTTTTCTATTCTTTAGGAGGACTCCTTCTCCCGACGTCGTTTAAGTGCCCTTCTAGTGATTTTACGCACACTAGTGTTTTGCTAAAGTTATGACGCCATCCTCGAAGATACAGGTCATAGTTGCAAACTACGTcgtttttatcttaatttagctTCAGCTCTGCCCTCATGTTTTGGTAAGGGGACGGGGGGAAAGGGGGAGATGAGAATTGGGAAAAGAGAGGGCGATGGAAGAGAAGCTCATGGGCATAGTGCTGTGCTCTTCCCTCGCCGTAGATTCCATCATTGGTGTCGGAATGGTAACCGCAACTCTCTAGAAAGCTCCATTGAcaaacaaaaactttgattggTTACTCAAAACTGAACAAACTTTTGTGATTTCTGTTAAGGCAATTGTGATACGGGGGTCATGGCATAGATCGAGAGGAATGATTGTTGAAGCTAATATTAACAATGAGACTGATCACCTTTCTTATAAAGTTTTAGAAACAAGCATGTTCGTTATTACTTACAAAGAaagtattaaaatttttaattagtggTGTTTTGAGACGAGATATGtgtatattgaaaaaaacattcttaactTATAAAGTAGTTAGTGAATATTTATACATGGatgaatttttgaataaaaaatattatattttaaaaacctttTGATCCTCGATAATGTGTGTCatgttattgatattaaaataaacttaatatctaatttattattaagaaaaattaattttaaattaattcttgagaGTGATAAATTTGAaccctttaaaaataaaatgttcataGAAAAAGGATGTCTTAGTGATgatctctttaaaataaatataatgactTTTGAAaccaagaatgacaaaattaatattaatgtcaCTTTTTCTTATCTGATTAAGTCTAGTGATATGTGGCATGATAGGTTAAGCCATGTAAGGTATAACTCTATTGAAAGgttaaaaaatcttgatttattatcaataatgatttttcttaaaaatcatAAGTGTGAGATTTGTGTACaatcaaaaatcacaaaaacttgTTTTCATTTAATTGCAAGAAGTAGTGAACTTTTAGATTTAATTCACTCGGATATTGGTGATTTAAAGTTATGCAAACTAGAggtggaaaaaatattatattatttttatatatgattgcACAaagtattgttatatttatttgtttagaagtaaagatatatatatctcttgaaatgtttaaacattacaagaatgaagttgaaaatcaacttgataagaaaataaaagtaataagaaATGATAGAGATGGAGAATGCAAAGCACCATTTAGTGAATTATGTTCCTGAAATAGtattattcaacaaattatgcTTTTTATTCACCTCAACAAAATAGCATTGTGGGATGTAAGACCcggacattaaaaaaatgatgaatgtcATATTGATATGTTTGGGAGCATCTCATAACTTGTGGGGAAAGACAATTCTAACTGATAATTATATACTTAATAAAATACCtcacaaaaatttagaaaagataTCATATGAATTATGGAAAGATAGAAGACCTTCCTACAAATACCTAAAATTAATGGGGTGTCTTGTAAAGGTAGCAGCAACACATGATCCTGAAAAAGTTAAGATAAGGCATAGAACTGTGAATTGTGTATTTATCGAATATACATATAATAGTAATAGATATCAGTTTCTTATACATAAGTAAAGTATTGAGGATATtcattcaaatattattatGGAATCAAGGAATGCTATGTTCTTTAAAGATGTGTTTCCATGAAAGGAAGCATAAGAAAATCATTCACTTAAAAGAATGATTGAAGCTAGCTCAAGTAATCACCATCAATCAGAAGATGATGAAGTCAAACTTAAAAAGagtaaaatgaacaaaatatttGGTCCTGATTTTCTAATgtacttattaaaaaaataaacctaaaacttACTCTTAAGCAATGTCTTGTCCAGAAGCTTCCTATTAAGACAATCAATAGTAAAATTGAATCCATTATTAATAATCATTCATAGGAACATATGGATCTTCCTCTTATTGACAAATATAAAGCTAGACTTGTTAAAGTTTTTAGACAACAAGAAGATGTAGACTATTTTGACACATATTCatacatgttaaaaataacttcCATATAAACATCAATAGTCATAACATATATTAACAAgctttaaatacataaaatggATGTAAATATAGCTTTATTAAATGGTGACCTTGATAAGGAGGTTTATATGAAATAACTCGAGGGGTTTGTTATTAatggacaagaaaaaaaaagtctattcattatatggtttgaaacaaGCACCTAACAATGATATGAGAATTTTAACAAGATTATGTTGtcaaataagtttaaaattagcaaaatttaaaaatgtgtttatgtGAAAAACATAGATAAAGATTATATCATTATATGTCTTTATATGAATGATATGCTTATTTTGGACAGTAATGATTATATGATCAAGTctactaagaaaatattaactaacaagtttgatataaaattaaatgtcatactataaatatataattctaaGACATCTGATGGATTAGTATTATCTCAATCTTGTTATGTTGAGAAAGTTctcgataaattttttaaaagtgacaATAGCGTTTGGAAA
Protein-coding sequences here:
- the LOC133691136 gene encoding large ribosomal subunit protein eL22z-like, yielding MSKAAAAGGAKGKKKGASFVIDCAKPVEDKIMDIASLEKFLQERIKVGGKAGALGDTVTVTREKSKITVTSDSNFSKRYLKYLTKKYLKKHNVRDWLRVISSNKDRNVYELRYFNIAENEGEEED